The nucleotide sequence GACACTGAATCAATTGCAGCTAAGGAACAAGAATTAAATAACTTGCAAGATCTGTGTTGCCCTCACTTCCCTTCCCCTCTCCCAAATTTGGCAGAGGGGAAGGGATTGGGGGTTGAGGGCCTGAAAGAGCATCCAATTACCGAAGTGATTAAATCCACCATCCTAAGGGGTTGCTGGAGAGGTGGGTACCACTATCCCATTGGAAGTAGCCGGGCTGGGAGTTTCATAGACCGGAACTGGATCGGCAGGTACCGGAGCCAGTTCGGGGTCTGGAATCGCGGGACTGACAGGGGCGGTGGGGCGCTCCATCAAGGGTGGCGTGGGGGAAGCGGCAGGAGTTGGGGAAGCGTTTCCGGGAGTTGCTGCAACAACGTAGGGAGACGGGATGACTGGCATTTGCCCCGCATTGACCAGAGCTTGATAGACAAAGGCAGCAACATCGGCGCGGGTAGCAGTGCGATTGGGATTCAGCTCGTGCACACGCGGATAATTAACCACTACTTTTTTCTCAGTTGCGGCTGCGATCGCCCCGCTTGCCCAGTCAGGGATTTGACCAGCATCGTGGTAATAGGACAGCACATCCCCGCCCGTACTGCTGTAATTTAACCCACTGGATAGGGCAACCAGTACTTCTAACCGGGGAATATTCTGGTTGGGCTTGAAGGTGTCATCGGGATAGCCAGACATAAATCCAATCGCATAGGCGGTCTCAATTGCTGCCGTCCCCCAAAAGTTGGGGGCGACATCCTTGAAGGATGCCCCCCTCCGTTCACGCTTCGGGGGCAAGGTAGCAAAGGCTTTGTTGACAATTGCCGCGAACTGGACCCGCGTTACCGGATCATCCGGGCGAAACGTCCCATCCTCTGAAAAGCCGCTCACAATCCCTCTTGCCGCAAGGGCATCAATGTAATCTCGTGCCCAGTGGGACTGGGTATCCGCAAAGGCAGAGAGGGTGATTTCGGGTGGGAGGTTATTGCTGGTCAGGTAAACATGCCCCAGTTCTCTGTTGTCCTGGGTTCGTTTGGTCAACCGCCAGCCTGGACTTAACTGGATTTTGGCAAACTGTCCAGCGGCAGGAATTCCATTGGTTCTGCCAACCTCCAGTACAGTTGCATCCCGATCTCTCAGGTTAGTTGCAATCAACACCAGATCATTTTCCCGTCGAACAACGTTAAGGCTATAGACCAGGCCAAAATCCCGCCCTGCCATCCGAACAGAATAACCGTTACTGTCCGTACTGCGTCCACAAATTCCCGTAAAGTCAAATTCCAGCAGCAGCGGATCGACAATGACCGGGTTGGCTCCACTTTCACGCCAGCAGGGGCGCGCACTGGTCAGTTGCTCTAGGACAAGAAGCTGGTAGGCACTACCACCACCATAGGGGGCTGCGATCGCCACAAAGCTGTTCTGATCAACTTCCTTTTGCCCAAAAACTCTGGCGATCGCGGCATTTGAAGCCGCCATTATTCCCAGGCAGGCAACTCCCAGAACCGCCATGGCTTGAACTCCCAGATTTTTAACTCTCTGAGATTTAATTTCTTGAGATTGAACTCCCTGAGGATGGAGGAGCCTGGTCATATCTATCACCCCTGTCTGAAATAAAAATCGTTTCTTTGGTTGACGACCGGCAGGCGTTGCCAGTGCCCGCAAAAATCCTACCTTACATGACAGAAATTCAACCAACATCCTCCTGAGGAATGTGAATTGATCTGAAGTGTCGTCCTGAAGCAGACCTCTAAAGACACATTGGCCCAGCCTGCCCGTAGGGCATAGATTACCAGGAGCCTGCCCGGTGTCCTTTGTGCCCTTGGAGCGTGGATTAGATAAACCAAAGAATTTAACATTCTCCCACAGGGGCAGAGGATACACAGGAATTACTCTGTGTTCTCGGTGTCTCTGTGGTGAATTTCAGGTTATAAAATTCACGTTCCTTTGTGGGGAGTTTTACAGGTTATTGATACTCCCCAATCCGCTGGTACCCCACCTCTTCATAGGCAGCCAGTTGGAGCTTCAGGTACTGGTTCTGGTCTTCAATTTCCTTCAGTTCTGCCAGCCGCTGGGCGATCGCTCGTGTAAAGTTGTCAGAGTCAGGTAACTGGTCAGCAATCCAGGAGGTATCAATTTCAATGTCGATCATCTTTAAGGTGCGGCGATATTCCCGGATAAGTCGATAGTTGTTAGTAATTTGCTGCTTCAAAATACCAATAGCACCCGTTGCCCGGTAAATCCGAACTGAATAGAGGTCGCGATCGACGTTCAGCATTTTTTGCTTCAGGTCTTCTATCTGCTCAATTAAAAACTGAGTGGACTGACACTCATGATTCAACTCCTCCACCCGATGCTCCAGTTTGGCTTTGTGAGCCAGCAGTTTTTGATCCGCCATTAACCGATGTCCCTCGCGTCCGTGGGCTTGCAGCGGCGGGCTGTTGAGCCGGGCAGTATCTGTTGCTTTCAAAATCAGTAAGGACGCCAGCGCACTACCTGCTGCCGTCAGGAACAGACTAAACCCAGCCACATAGGAGACAACTAACAGCCCAAGCATAACCGTTCCCAGAACCACCGTTAAATAGCTGGTACTGGGGATGGGGGTTGGCAACAGATAGCGCTTACCTGTCGTGTGGTTGGTAATTACCACCAGTTTTTTCATGACATAGCCCTGCAAGGTGTAAAGGGCAGAGACTATATCTCCGTGTTGTACAGGTAGGTTATCGATTCTACCCGGAACAGAAAACTGGAGAAGTTTCAGATTGCGATCGGGGGTAGTGATCTGCAAGGTATAGTGCCGTCTGTATAACGTGGGCAGCTTTGAAGACAGATGGAGCAGGGTTTCGTAGATAGACGATCGCCTGGACAGCTTGCCATAAACAACCCCGTACCGGCTCTTACAAAAGGCACAGGTCACTTGAGCAGTTGCGCTCTTCAGATCAGAAATGGGACGGGAGCAGGTGGGGCACTGTAGGGACGGTTTCATCAAGCATTACTCCCAGGACAAAAGCACATCAGGCTTTTTGGATCTTAATACCCTGAACCTGTAGACTGGTAAGCAGCGTAATACCGTTTAACAAACGCAAAGGAATAGAGAATTCTAATCAACCATCACTTCCAGGCAGATCCTTACTGATTCTGTCAGGGAAATTTTGCCGGGTTGCACCCTTAAAACCCCATAAACTGGTTTTTCTGAGTTTAGACGACCAGGCAAAGTTCCTCTGATGAACCCCTACTCTGGATTGATAATCTTAGGAACCTTAAAGAAGTCACCATCCCGGTCAGGGGCACAATCCAGAATCGCTTCCCGATCTGGATAGGGCTGAAGCACATCTGCACGAGTCACATTACTGACATCGATCGCCCTGGTAGTAGGTGGTACATCACTGGTATCCAACTCGCTCAATTGCTCAAAGTACTGCAAAATGTCACTTAATTGAGTGGTGAACTGTTCCTCTTCTTCAGGTGTCAGTTCTAACCGGGCGAGATGGGCAACTTTATGAACCTGAGCACGATCAAGCATTGTCTTGGGGATGATGGGTGACTGTCTGGAGATGGTGCTGAATAGCCGCATGAATTGAGAGTCGCAATTCATACAACCTTCAATTCAGATAATTCAGACTCAAAGTCAGCAACGCTCTGTCTGGAGGATTGGATTAAAAATAAACATCCATTTGAGACCGTCCCGTTGTCTTGAGCCAGTTCTGAGCCTCAATGTAGTTGTTGGGGGCAAGACGAATTGCCCGTTTCCAGTAATCAGCAGCTTTGGTAAAAAAGGCTTCCGCTTCGTCGTCGTTGCCCGCTTCTTTCTCCCGTTCTCCCAGGTAATGAAAAATAACTGCCACATTATTCAATGCCTGGGGCATTCTGGGATTCAAATCCAGCGCCTGATGATACAGATCCAGAGCAACCTCATGCTCCCCATTGCTGGCATGGATCAGCCCCATATTGTAGAGAATATAGCTGCGATCGTAGGGATCCTCTTCCAGCCTCAGGGCTTCCTCATAGTTTTCCAGGGCTTCTGCATATTCCCCATCTGCCTGGGCAGACATGCCATCACGATAGTAAGCAAAGGCTTCCTTCGCTTTCTGGTTAGCAGGCAGAATCTTGAGGATGATGTCTGCCATGACAGTAAAGCTCTTGTCAATGAAATTATCGTTCCGTTGTGTTCTTGGCATAGGTCACTCGGCGATCGCGCCTGGAGAACAAGTAACTTGAAAAATGTTGATGAACCCCTATTAGTTTAGCGCCGACAAGGACCCACAGGATAGTCCACATCGGCTAGAAATCTGGGGAATTTTTCGGTGTCTCCCCGGAAGAAACCTGAACGACTCTCCTCCCGGTCATCCGGGAAGTTACGGAGGTGTTCCGGGAAGCT is from Leptothermofonsia sichuanensis E412 and encodes:
- a CDS encoding DUF3747 domain-containing protein → MLVEFLSCKVGFLRALATPAGRQPKKRFLFQTGVIDMTRLLHPQGVQSQEIKSQRVKNLGVQAMAVLGVACLGIMAASNAAIARVFGQKEVDQNSFVAIAAPYGGGSAYQLLVLEQLTSARPCWRESGANPVIVDPLLLEFDFTGICGRSTDSNGYSVRMAGRDFGLVYSLNVVRRENDLVLIATNLRDRDATVLEVGRTNGIPAAGQFAKIQLSPGWRLTKRTQDNRELGHVYLTSNNLPPEITLSAFADTQSHWARDYIDALAARGIVSGFSEDGTFRPDDPVTRVQFAAIVNKAFATLPPKRERRGASFKDVAPNFWGTAAIETAYAIGFMSGYPDDTFKPNQNIPRLEVLVALSSGLNYSSTGGDVLSYYHDAGQIPDWASGAIAAATEKKVVVNYPRVHELNPNRTATRADVAAFVYQALVNAGQMPVIPSPYVVAATPGNASPTPAASPTPPLMERPTAPVSPAIPDPELAPVPADPVPVYETPSPATSNGIVVPTSPATP
- a CDS encoding photosystem I assembly protein Ycf3, producing MPRTQRNDNFIDKSFTVMADIILKILPANQKAKEAFAYYRDGMSAQADGEYAEALENYEEALRLEEDPYDRSYILYNMGLIHASNGEHEVALDLYHQALDLNPRMPQALNNVAVIFHYLGEREKEAGNDDEAEAFFTKAADYWKRAIRLAPNNYIEAQNWLKTTGRSQMDVYF
- the gatC gene encoding Asp-tRNA(Asn)/Glu-tRNA(Gln) amidotransferase subunit GatC gives rise to the protein MNCDSQFMRLFSTISRQSPIIPKTMLDRAQVHKVAHLARLELTPEEEEQFTTQLSDILQYFEQLSELDTSDVPPTTRAIDVSNVTRADVLQPYPDREAILDCAPDRDGDFFKVPKIINPE